A stretch of Campylobacter volucris DNA encodes these proteins:
- a CDS encoding glycoprotease, with amino-acid sequence MLGIYENENLLELIENDLKVSEILPKIMQEILLKYELEKLIYVHGPGSYMGIKISYVSFKTLAIVKNIPLLAINAFELNNNEPIPANKHLCFVKNEKGDICLQKAQAGKFFMPQSLKNLNLSEDNTPFYVLDAIN; translated from the coding sequence ATGCTTGGAATTTATGAAAATGAGAATTTGCTAGAGCTTATTGAAAATGATTTAAAAGTAAGTGAAATTTTACCCAAAATAATGCAAGAAATACTTTTGAAATATGAGCTTGAAAAATTAATTTATGTTCATGGACCAGGTTCGTATATGGGTATTAAGATTAGCTATGTATCGTTTAAAACTTTAGCTATTGTTAAAAATATACCTTTGTTAGCCATAAATGCTTTTGAGTTAAATAATAACGAGCCAATACCAGCTAATAAACATTTGTGTTTTGTAAAAAATGAAAAAGGTGATATTTGCTTACAAAAAGCACAAGCTGGGAAATTTTTTATGCCGCAAAGTTTGAAAAATTTAAATTTGAGTGAGGATAATACTCCTTTTTATGTCTTAGACGCAATTAATTGA
- the infB gene encoding translation initiation factor IF-2, whose product MADVKISEIAQELGYSSKEIIEKAVEMGLEDIKSPNKKVSSEIAVAIYEYVQSGKILDVVKKMQKPKKESTTKKTIKKEEEPKKQEKKTSKKEPKTSTKIPQIKEEKVATIANPIKEEITQKEKEEIKLEEKLGSNLNLAKRRGLVIVKKKKEEVKENLAQKEEKPTQNTQGLSLSMIFSNSDENLKKKKKEKKPHHPVASKKENTTKMDLLGDKDFAEISLDDEDEVVLPDFSVQEQQKPSANLNKKQPSVLRQSLNNSINPFGEGGIQRRSRKKPPKKIEKKESEAITSVNIPKEIRVYEFADKIGKNTGEIISKLFMLGLMTTKNDFLDEAAIEILAEEFGIEINIIDEANEFDYVKDYDENQVEENLSQRAPVITIMGHVDHGKTSLLDFIRKSRIASGEAGGITQHVGAYMVEKNGRKITFIDTPGHEAFTAMRARGASITDIVIIVVAADDGVKPQTKEAINHAKAANVPIIIAINKMDKENANPDMVKTQLAEMEIMPVEWGGSYEFVPVSAKKGDGIEDLLEIVLLQADILELKANPKTKAKASIIESSVQKGRGPVATIIVQNGTLKVGDTMVAGVAYGKVRAMSDDQGKPLKEIKPGECGVIIGLSEVADAGETLIVVDSDKQAREYANKRHEYNRQKELSKSTKVSIDELGDKIKEGSLKALPVILKADVQGSLEALKASLEKLRNDEIKVNIIHSGVGGITQSDIELASASENSIIIGFNIRPTGEIKERAKDKGVEIKTYNVIYNLLDDVKALLGGMMSPIISEEQLGQAEIRQVINVPKLGQIAGCMVTEGTINRGAKIRLIREGVVVYEGNVSSLKRFKDDVKEVAKGYECGVGIEGCNDMRVGDYIESYKEVEEKVSL is encoded by the coding sequence ATGGCAGATGTAAAGATTAGCGAGATAGCTCAAGAATTAGGATACTCAAGCAAAGAGATCATAGAAAAAGCAGTTGAAATGGGCTTAGAAGATATAAAATCACCCAATAAGAAAGTATCTTCTGAAATAGCAGTAGCTATATATGAGTATGTTCAATCTGGTAAAATTTTAGATGTGGTTAAAAAAATGCAAAAACCTAAAAAAGAAAGCACTACAAAAAAAACCATCAAAAAAGAAGAAGAACCCAAAAAACAAGAGAAAAAAACTAGCAAAAAAGAACCCAAAACTAGTACTAAAATCCCTCAAATAAAAGAAGAAAAAGTAGCAACAATTGCAAATCCTATCAAAGAAGAAATTACCCAAAAAGAAAAAGAAGAAATTAAATTAGAAGAAAAATTAGGTTCAAATTTGAATTTAGCTAAACGAAGAGGTTTGGTTATTGTTAAAAAGAAAAAAGAAGAAGTTAAAGAAAATTTAGCCCAAAAAGAAGAAAAGCCAACTCAAAATACTCAAGGTTTAAGTTTGAGTATGATTTTTTCTAATTCTGATGAGAATTTAAAGAAAAAGAAAAAAGAAAAAAAACCTCATCATCCAGTTGCAAGTAAAAAAGAAAATACTACCAAAATGGATCTTTTAGGCGATAAAGATTTTGCTGAAATTTCATTAGATGATGAAGATGAAGTGGTTTTACCTGATTTTAGTGTTCAAGAGCAACAAAAACCAAGTGCAAATTTAAACAAAAAACAACCAAGTGTTTTAAGACAATCTTTAAATAATTCTATCAATCCTTTTGGCGAAGGTGGAATTCAAAGAAGAAGTCGTAAAAAACCACCTAAAAAGATAGAAAAAAAAGAAAGTGAAGCTATAACAAGTGTTAATATACCTAAAGAAATTCGCGTTTATGAATTTGCTGATAAAATAGGCAAAAATACAGGTGAGATCATTTCAAAGCTTTTTATGCTAGGACTTATGACTACTAAGAATGATTTCTTAGATGAGGCTGCTATAGAAATTTTAGCTGAAGAATTTGGTATAGAGATTAATATAATAGACGAAGCAAATGAATTTGACTATGTAAAAGATTATGATGAAAATCAAGTAGAAGAAAATTTAAGCCAAAGAGCACCAGTTATTACTATTATGGGACATGTTGATCATGGTAAAACTTCTTTACTTGATTTTATAAGAAAATCTCGTATCGCAAGTGGTGAAGCAGGTGGCATAACTCAGCATGTTGGTGCTTATATGGTAGAAAAAAATGGAAGAAAAATAACCTTTATAGATACTCCAGGTCATGAAGCTTTTACAGCTATGCGTGCAAGAGGAGCTAGTATAACAGATATTGTTATTATAGTTGTTGCAGCTGATGATGGAGTAAAACCACAAACCAAAGAAGCTATAAATCACGCAAAAGCTGCTAATGTGCCTATAATCATAGCAATAAATAAAATGGATAAAGAAAATGCAAATCCAGATATGGTAAAAACTCAGCTTGCTGAAATGGAAATAATGCCAGTAGAATGGGGTGGATCTTATGAATTTGTCCCTGTTTCAGCTAAAAAAGGTGATGGTATAGAAGATTTGCTTGAGATAGTTTTACTCCAAGCTGATATTTTAGAATTAAAAGCAAATCCTAAAACTAAAGCAAAAGCTAGTATCATAGAATCTTCAGTTCAAAAAGGTAGAGGTCCTGTAGCTACTATAATAGTTCAAAATGGAACTTTAAAAGTTGGAGATACTATGGTAGCTGGTGTTGCTTATGGTAAAGTTCGTGCTATGAGTGATGATCAAGGAAAACCTTTAAAAGAAATAAAACCAGGTGAATGTGGAGTTATCATAGGACTTAGTGAAGTAGCTGATGCAGGTGAAACTTTAATAGTTGTAGATAGTGATAAACAAGCAAGAGAATATGCAAATAAACGCCATGAGTATAATCGCCAAAAAGAACTTAGCAAATCAACAAAAGTAAGTATAGATGAACTTGGAGATAAGATTAAAGAAGGAAGTTTAAAAGCATTGCCTGTAATTTTAAAAGCCGATGTTCAAGGATCTTTAGAGGCGCTTAAGGCTAGTTTAGAAAAACTTAGAAATGATGAAATTAAAGTAAATATTATACATAGCGGAGTAGGTGGCATAACGCAAAGCGATATAGAGCTTGCAAGTGCTAGTGAAAATTCTATTATCATAGGTTTTAATATACGCCCAACTGGAGAGATTAAAGAGCGTGCTAAAGATAAGGGTGTAGAAATAAAAACTTATAATGTAATTTATAATTTATTAGACGATGTTAAAGCTTTACTTGGTGGTATGATGAGTCCTATCATCTCAGAAGAGCAACTTGGCCAAGCTGAAATTCGTCAAGTTATAAATGTGCCAAAACTAGGTCAAATAGCAGGATGTATGGTAACAGAAGGCACTATAAATCGTGGAGCTAAGATAAGACTTATTAGAGAAGGTGTTGTAGTATATGAGGGCAATGTAAGCTCACTTAAACGCTTTAAAGATGATGTAAAAGAAGTAGCAAAAGGCTATGAATGTGGTGTAGGTATAGAAGGATGTAATGATATGAGAGTGGGTGATTATATAGAAAGCTATAAAGAAGTTGAGGAAAAAGTAAGCTTATGA
- the thrB gene encoding homoserine kinase encodes MKILVPATSANLGPGFDCLGLSLRYFNQTIVEKSKFFSISVHGEGENNIYLKKNNTFVNIFNEIYQRLSGKKENFRFIFYNKIPLSRGMGSSSAVIVAAIACAYGMSGFKIDKNTILNEALKFENHPDNIAPATLGGFVCSIVQNDKVLAIKKNIDKDLKAIITIPNVPMNTQKSRSVLAKKINFSEGVFNLCHSSFLTACFLEKKYDLLKYASLDKLHQEQRMKILPDLFEVQKISLQNNALMSTLSGSGSSFFTLAYNDDAKNIQEKLKNKFGNFRVKLLDFDNEGFKIC; translated from the coding sequence ATGAAAATTTTAGTTCCTGCTACAAGTGCCAATTTAGGTCCAGGGTTTGATTGTCTAGGTTTAAGTTTAAGATATTTTAATCAAACCATAGTAGAAAAATCAAAATTTTTTAGTATTAGCGTGCATGGAGAAGGTGAAAATAATATATACCTTAAAAAAAATAATACTTTTGTTAATATTTTTAATGAAATTTATCAAAGATTAAGCGGTAAAAAAGAAAATTTTCGTTTTATTTTTTACAATAAAATTCCTTTATCAAGAGGTATGGGGAGTTCTTCTGCTGTTATTGTAGCAGCTATTGCTTGTGCTTATGGTATGAGTGGTTTTAAGATAGATAAAAATACCATTTTAAACGAAGCTTTAAAATTTGAAAATCATCCAGATAATATAGCTCCAGCTACACTTGGTGGTTTTGTGTGCTCGATAGTACAAAATGATAAAGTTTTAGCCATTAAAAAAAATATAGATAAAGATTTAAAAGCTATCATTACCATACCAAATGTGCCTATGAATACTCAAAAATCAAGATCAGTTTTAGCAAAAAAAATCAATTTTAGTGAAGGGGTTTTTAATCTTTGTCATTCTTCATTTTTAACCGCATGTTTTTTAGAAAAAAAATATGATTTATTAAAATATGCTAGTTTGGATAAGCTTCATCAAGAACAAAGAATGAAAATTTTGCCTGATTTATTTGAAGTACAAAAAATTTCTTTGCAAAATAATGCCCTTATGAGCACACTTTCAGGCTCAGGCTCAAGCTTTTTTACCTTAGCTTATAATGATGATGCAAAAAATATTCAAGAAAAGCTTAAAAATAAATTTGGTAACTTTCGAGTTAAGCTTTTGGATTTTGACAATGAAGGCTTTAAAATTTGCTAA
- the rbfA gene encoding 30S ribosome-binding factor RbfA, whose amino-acid sequence MNPSEIKKLRTESILKELIPEALSNLDNANLKNLCVVDVECKKGRYDAFVYLDKMFFNTHEQEIILNQLKKASKALQNYCMSEQGWYRCPNFHFKFDDRLEYQNHMDALFEKIKKERNES is encoded by the coding sequence ATGAATCCATCAGAGATTAAAAAGCTTCGCACAGAAAGCATTTTAAAAGAGCTTATACCTGAAGCTTTATCAAATTTAGATAATGCAAATTTAAAAAATTTATGCGTTGTTGATGTGGAGTGTAAAAAAGGTAGATATGATGCCTTTGTATATTTAGATAAGATGTTTTTTAATACTCATGAACAAGAAATTATATTAAATCAGCTTAAAAAAGCTTCAAAAGCTTTGCAAAATTATTGTATGAGTGAGCAAGGATGGTATAGATGTCCGAATTTTCATTTTAAATTTGATGATAGATTAGAGTATCAAAACCATATGGATGCACTTTTTGAAAAGATAAAAAAGGAAAGAAATGAATCTTGA
- a CDS encoding DUF448 domain-containing protein, which yields MKNHIPIRMCIACKGRFEKQSLYQFQIKNSQIITKVEFGRSLYICNLCLNKDDKTLQKTFLKVSKGSFGGSVKQQELKEIFFNGRCKD from the coding sequence TTGAAAAATCATATACCCATTAGAATGTGCATTGCATGCAAAGGTCGTTTCGAGAAACAAAGTTTATACCAATTTCAAATTAAAAACTCTCAAATTATTACAAAAGTAGAATTTGGAAGAAGTTTGTATATTTGCAATTTGTGTTTAAATAAAGATGACAAGACCTTGCAAAAAACTTTTTTAAAAGTTAGTAAGGGTAGTTTTGGTGGTAGTGTAAAACAGCAGGAATTAAAGGAGATATTTTTTAATGGCAGATGTAAAGATTAG
- the lpxC gene encoding UDP-3-O-acyl-N-acetylglucosamine deacetylase produces MNQTTIAKIVKGVGIGLHKGEPISIQLEPLEANSGIVFYRSDLGISYEAKPQNVIDTKMATVIGDQRGYISTIEHLMSAINAYGIDNIRIVLSANEAPVMDGSSIGFCMMLDEAGLKELDEVKKILVIKKTIEVKEGNKFVRLSPTDMPIINYTIEFDNPIIGKQNYCFEFSKQNYIEQIARARTFGFLKDVQALRAMNLGLGGSLENAVVIDDNRILNPEGLRFKDEFVRHKILDAIGDLTLLGYRVFGDYTSYAGSHKLNHLLTKELLKDSSAYEVVSLEKSTQKVYEKVFA; encoded by the coding sequence ATGAATCAAACAACTATAGCAAAGATTGTAAAAGGCGTAGGCATAGGCTTGCATAAAGGAGAACCAATTAGTATTCAACTAGAGCCATTAGAGGCAAATAGTGGCATAGTTTTTTATAGAAGTGATCTTGGAATTTCTTATGAAGCTAAACCTCAAAATGTTATTGATACAAAAATGGCCACAGTAATAGGAGATCAAAGAGGATATATTTCAACTATAGAGCATTTAATGAGTGCTATTAATGCTTATGGTATAGATAATATTCGTATTGTATTAAGCGCTAATGAGGCTCCTGTTATGGATGGTAGCAGTATAGGTTTTTGTATGATGCTTGATGAAGCGGGTTTAAAAGAGCTTGATGAGGTAAAGAAAATTTTAGTGATTAAAAAAACTATTGAAGTTAAAGAAGGTAATAAATTTGTTCGTTTAAGTCCTACAGATATGCCTATTATAAACTATACCATAGAATTTGATAATCCTATCATAGGAAAACAAAATTATTGTTTTGAATTTAGCAAGCAAAATTATATCGAGCAAATAGCAAGAGCTAGGACTTTTGGTTTTTTAAAAGATGTTCAAGCGTTAAGAGCTATGAATTTAGGTCTTGGTGGAAGTTTGGAAAATGCTGTTGTAATTGATGATAATCGTATTTTAAATCCTGAAGGTTTGCGTTTTAAAGATGAGTTTGTGCGTCATAAAATTTTAGATGCCATTGGAGATTTGACTTTGCTTGGATATAGAGTTTTTGGAGATTATACTTCCTATGCAGGTTCGCATAAACTTAATCATCTTTTAACAAAAGAATTATTAAAAGATTCTAGTGCATATGAAGTAGTAAGCTTAGAAAAAAGCACTCAAAAAGTCTATGAAAAGGTTTTTGCATAA